atgctaTTGCAGATAAATTagagaatgaaaaatttccaTGTAAGGATGAAAGGAAAGTAGCCGATGCGATAAAGAAAGCATTTGAGAGGGagaatgaaaatattaagaATCAAAGTGAAGCTTGCAAGGCTGATAATGTTAAGTGTTTTAAGTGTCCGAGGGTTCCGAATATCGCCAATTGCCGAATTGGCGAGGaaagtgaaaagaaggaattaaagGACAAAGTAGAAGAAATGCTCAAGAAGGACGGTGGTCAagatgaaatgaagaaaattgagGCCCAAGCTATAAaggacatatgtaagtaaaccCCACCCAACCTCAATCCTCACCACCCCACCCTACCGAAACAC
This genomic interval from Plasmodium knowlesi strain H genome assembly, contig: PKNH_00_89, whole genome shotgun sequence contains the following:
- a CDS encoding SICAvar, type I (fragment) encodes the protein SDVWDEVTDQLKDLSGNIEEKKKDKEVSKHCSTLNDKTGKEACLLIAAGLKHLYGIWGDDGKGDSVDASFQKMMNCVLLNAIADKLENEKFPCKDERKVADAIKKAFERENENIKNQSEACKADNVKCFKCPRVPNIANCRIGEESEKKELKDKVEEMLKKDGGQDEMKKIEAQAIKDIC